A genomic region of Papaver somniferum cultivar HN1 chromosome 7, ASM357369v1, whole genome shotgun sequence contains the following coding sequences:
- the LOC113294481 gene encoding uncharacterized protein LOC113294481, whose translation MARVCGSIIKLGIKPSKFNEDNEGNLSSLSTIDTVKATIKRFEWDVKKAIQESQWYPKTNGLEKQDVNHKLIPIVYPFMEDLKETMKQDLTGIPITTKTREREMKDLKHLLSMDKNSSGPRLDMASNSLPLGTAHQSETTAPDHKKDIAWEWGERKDPTRRNTLTCKLCGKIVSGGITRFKYHILSRVGEVRGCPSATSDIIAKLREVEIIKNKQKVHMDQIDLMYATVDFNGESGDDEDIGVEEVEADVVAPSKRKSKGASNVRGPIEKFMKTDYSKVKQTTLERQSATKHKLKNKAWNNISYWMTENAIPFNIVCSPSFQVMLNSVGDYGKALSVPSYHHIRTNLFGKQLEEMKKFVETFKPYWKRFGCTIMSDGCTDEKGRHLINFMVNCPKGSVFLKVDASSRTNDQFYIVELVNEVLGLQILGLVTGKLLMIEHPTLYWTPCDSHRVILMLEDLGKKLNYTNNKSCYSSYKEVVGKVIVKIVASSAFWKHCDFSCKVLKPLVDVVRMVDIELKSTTSYIYEAMRLAR comes from the exons ATGGCACGAGTTTGTGGAAGTATAATCAAGTTGGGAATTAAACCGAGTAAGTTTAATGAGGATAACGAGGGTAACCTTTCATCATTGTCTACAATTGATACGGTCAAAGCAACTATCAAAAGGTTTGAATGGGATGTTAAGAAGGCAATACAAGAATCACAATG GTATCCCAAGACAAATGGGTTGGAAAAACAAGATGTGAACCACAAGTTGATTCCAATTGTCTACCCTTTTATGGAAGACCTTAAAGAAACCATGAAGCAAGATCTAACGGGTATACCAATTACCACAAAGACAAGAGAACGAGAAATGAAAGATTTGAAACACTTGTTGAGTATGGATAAGAATTCATCTggaccaag GCTAGATATGGCAAGTAATTCATTACCATTGGGCACTGCTCATCAATCTGAGACTACTGCTCCAGATCATAAGAAAGATATTGCTTGGGAATGGGGTGAAAGAAAAGATCCAACTAGAAGAAATACTCTAACTTGTAAGTTATGTGGGAAAATAGTATCTGGGGGAATCACTAGGTTCAAGTACCATATATTGAGTAGGGTAGGGGAAGTTAGAGGATGTCCCAGTGCAACTAGCGACATTATTGCCAAGCTTAGAGAGGTAGAAATAATAAAGAATAAGCAAAAGGTTCACATGGATCAGATTGACTTGATGTATGCAACAGTTGATTTCAATGGAGAATCtggagatgatgaagatattgGGGTAGAGGAGGTTGAAGCGGATGTCGTTGCTCCGTCTAAAAGAAAATCCAAAGGTGCAAGTAATGTAAGGGGTCCTATTGAAAAATTCATGAAGACTGATTATTCAAAAGTGAAGCAAACAACACTTGAGAGACAAAGTGCTACCAAACATAAGTTGAAGAATAAGGCGTGGAATAACATATCGTATTGGATGACCGAAAATGCTATACCTTTCAATATTGTTTGTTCCCCTAGTTTCCAAGTGATGCTCAACTCTGTTGGAGATTATGGAAAAG CTCTGTCGGTGCCATCATACCATCACATTCGTACAAATCTCTTCGGTAAGCaacttgaagaaatgaagaagttTGTTGAGACGTTTAAACCATATTGGAAGAGATTTGGTTGTACTATTATGTCTGATGGTTGTACAGATGAAAAAGGGCGTCACCTTATTAACTTCATGGTAAATTGTCCAAAAGGATCAGTATTCTTAAAGGTGGATGCCTCATCACGAACCAATGATCAATTTTACATAGTTGAACTTGTTAATGAGGTATTGGGATTGCAGATATTGGGATTG GTTACTGGGAAGCTTTTAATGATTGAACACCCAACCTTATATTGGACTCCATGTGATTCCCACCGCGTCATCTTAATGCTTGAAGATCTTGGTAAAAAGCTTAATTACACCAATAATAAGAGTTGTTACTCTAG CTATAAAGAAGTTGTTGGGAAAGTGATTGTGAAGATTGTCGCTAGTAGTGCATTCTGGAAGCATTGTGATTTTTCTTGCAAAGTGTTGAAACCTTTAGTTGATGTCGTAAGAATGGTGGATATTGAGTTGAAGTCAACTACGAGTTACATATATGAAGCAATGAGATTGGCGAGGTAA